Within Aricia agestis chromosome Z, ilAriAges1.1, whole genome shotgun sequence, the genomic segment agcaattttcaatatttttgctGTCAAATATGCCCTTTTGCTAGCTCATACTGGGAAACAAAATAATCTAAATCTAGTAAGTATTGCAGGACCTATAGTCAAAGCATTTACATCCTTCTCAGAAAAATTTTCAAATACTGCTTACCTGAGAAAATCCAAATACTCCTGATGTCGTGTTTGTACCAAAGTTGAAAGATGGCGTTGGTGCTGCTGTAGCGGGCGTCTCAAACGTAGGCAGGGGCGTGCTCGTTCCAAAAGTTGGGTTTGATATATTCGGTGTGCCAAACAGAGGCACATTAGATGGAGGCAGATTGCCGAATATATTAGACTGCGCCGGACTCTGCGCCGTGTTAGAGAACATAGTAGGCTGGGTACTGTTCGTGCTCGGATTTGTAATTCCGAATAAGTTTTGCGAAGGCTGCTGAGGCTGCTGCGGCGCCCCGAACGTGCTACTCGCATTAGAATTAAACGCGTTAGAAGATCCAAAAGTAAAATTAGCAGAACGGTTCTCAAATTGTGTCGGAGTGCTGGCAGCGCTACTGTTCGCTGACCAAATATTGTTCACTTTAGACATAGGGTTTCCGAATAATCCTGTTGCAGCTGTAGACGATGCGATGCCACTCGATAATGCGTTTCCTGTGGTCTGCTGATTGCCTCCGATGTCACCACCCAAAAGTGTGTTCCCAGTAGGCAGCCCATTAATTCCAGGTAGAGCACTACTCGTACTCGTAGTACCAGTCGACAATCCACTGCCACCTATCGCGTGTGTATTGGATGTGGGGAGAGTGAACTTATTACTTTCACTCGTGGCTCCGAATGCTTTAAACATAGGAGTTTCATTGGCGCTACTGCCACcgaatttgaaattaaatttcgGTTTTTCGTTGCTAGGCGCAGAGTTGTTTGAAGTATTACTGAAACAGAATACGGGCGCAGCTGATGTTGTGGGCAACTGTGATACGGCCGTTGTCGTCGTAGTAGTGTTACTGCCGAACACAGGCAAACAAACTGGAGCAGATTCACTTTTTTGGAACAAAGAAATGGGTGCCGTGTTTACGGGCTCACTTTTACTGAATAGAGAGTTGCTGGTTGTGGCGGCCGTAACACTGGGAAAAGTGGAGCTAGCAGTGGTCACTTGAGAAATCGGCGAGGCGAATAAGTTGATTCCAGTATTGATACCGGTGGAGAAAGACAATGTACTTGTGGGAGCAGCGGCTGGAACACTAGTTGACAGAACATTCGAACTAGAAGCACTAATAGTTGTGGTTGGTGAGCTTAAAAATGATAAAGATGGAGTCGAAGTTTTATTTTCACTCTGAGTAGTAACTGGGGGTGCAAATAAGTTACTGGCAATGCTAATGGGAGTGGTAACGGGGGACGCGAATAAGTTACTGCCACTAACAGTGGAAGCGGATGTCGAAGCTGGTGTTGATGGTTGCACTTCGGATGTTACAACAGGTTTAGTTGGTATGGTTGATGAGGTCACGACTACTTCAGATGTCTTAGGCAGACCAAAGAGGGGTTTAGGAAGCTCCACTGTTGTACTTGtagaaattgatttattgaTACCAAATGTAAATGTAGGCTTGACAGGTTCGTCCTTTTTACTGTCATCAACAGGCTTCACCGTTTCTGGCGTACTCTTTGGTATCCCAAACGAAAATGTAGCTTTAGGTAAGACATTATTGTTGGCTTCTGATTCCTTTGCTGGTGTCTCTTTTATAATGGCAGGAACTTGAACATTCGTATCTTGATTCAATCCCGTTGGAATGCCGAATTTAAATAAAGCACCAGGATTATCTTTGAAACTGAACTTTATCTCTGGTTGCTTTCTAGTACCAGGTTTTTCTGCTTCACAGCAGACACATTTAACTCTATTATTTTCATTTCTAACTAAGCAAATTGGGCATTCCCATTTATCAGACTGAGACTGTATTGTACTTTGGAGCGGCAAATTAGTAGATTTGGAATCAGTCTTAGGAATACTGGATGCTGCAGATTGTTCAGTACTTGTAACTAAGCTATTGGTTTTTGCTTTCTCACTTGTATGGTCTGTATTTACCCAACCACAGCAAGCACATTTTGTAACGCTACTATCATTTTCAACCCAGCAATCTTTACATTTCCATTTGGCTGTTTGAGCAGGTTTAATTGGCTGAGATGTAATTTTGCCCGATTTATTACTGCCGCAGCAAACACACTTTTGGGCACTAGTGTCGTTTTCCACCCAGCAATCTTTACATCTCCATTTATTGGTTTGAGCTGAAGTAGACGTTGGAGAGGACTTTACGCCAGTTTTGTTTGCTCCACAGCAAACACACTTTGAGGCACTACTATCATTATCTACCCAACAATCACTGCATTTCCATTTATCAGATTTAGCCGCTTTAGCAGACTCAGTAGCTTTAGATTGATTTGTCGTTTCACGAGATTTCTTTGCTCCACAGCAAACACAAGCATCACTGTTTTTCTCATTTTCCACCCAACAGTCTgaacatttccatttatcagAAGTCAAAGTATTTGAAATTGGCAATTTGTCTATGCTGTTTGTTTTCTTCTTTTCACAAGCAGCACATTTTCTTTCGCCAGACTTACTGTTGCACGAACATTCTTTGCATGTATCATTTTTCATATTTGTACTATCAGTTTTGTCACCAAATGTCTTGGGCTGAGATTCAGTCCGTAAAAAGGTAAAACCTGATGGAACTTTAACACTGTCCAAATTTTTTTCTGGGCTACCAAACGAAAATTTTGCTGTCGAACTTGTTGATTGTTCAATAGAGACTTCAACTGGACTAGAAAATTTGAATTGACTCACATAGCTATTTTCAGTACGATTTGTTCTATCCACACTCGACATAGTTTTCTGATTAGGAAGGTTCATGGTTACATCTTTAGCATTATTTATAACGCTCATTTGAGTGTTTGCGATTTTCGGAGCTGTATCTGTTGAGCTACTCGAAGTTATGGTAGAATTACTGTTAAATGAGAATTGAGGCAATTTGTCTTGTTCAATTTGG encodes:
- the LOC121738714 gene encoding nuclear pore complex protein Nup153, whose protein sequence is MSDSYQVNNRKRPKTSSPSNKSFVSSVTSQVTRFLPSTLTKWFGQSSNANGSATLAESTDSSTEDEATERPITTPPAKRMRYSPSAKNSSPHYTPISTKTSSTNTDDIEPFITAPSTSDRMFRRTTNLVSSSIQQNDESTVSTNDSKVNNYDLYKSEVLIERKRKSIFDKTQDSDAIIEDAVARSASAKVVNLTQPYFKAGLLSSPFYSGTTSYGGAGGSFVNRPNVNSRRKTIVKEPSTTSDVSISYSSRRVLDLLENYSSPLTEARRIPSYSTPTTRSLQEADTRKIKNTSYKMQELHVPQIASIIRLKQKQLMDSSNAARQIIASLSSTTPYPQPQNSPTRRSQSAPEKEKLTTKIKSMLTRTNRKSVEESPAPPTVNLPAIPLQIEQDKLPQFSFNSNSTITSSSSTDTAPKIANTQMSVINNAKDVTMNLPNQKTMSSVDRTNRTENSYVSQFKFSSPVEVSIEQSTSSTAKFSFGSPEKNLDSVKVPSGFTFLRTESQPKTFGDKTDSTNMKNDTCKECSCNSKSGERKCAACEKKKTNSIDKLPISNTLTSDKWKCSDCWVENEKNSDACVCCGAKKSRETTNQSKATESAKAAKSDKWKCSDCWVDNDSSASKCVCCGANKTGVKSSPTSTSAQTNKWRCKDCWVENDTSAQKCVCCGSNKSGKITSQPIKPAQTAKWKCKDCWVENDSSVTKCACCGWVNTDHTSEKAKTNSLVTSTEQSAASSIPKTDSKSTNLPLQSTIQSQSDKWECPICLVRNENNRVKCVCCEAEKPGTRKQPEIKFSFKDNPGALFKFGIPTGLNQDTNVQVPAIIKETPAKESEANNNVLPKATFSFGIPKSTPETVKPVDDSKKDEPVKPTFTFGINKSISTSTTVELPKPLFGLPKTSEVVVTSSTIPTKPVVTSEVQPSTPASTSASTVSGSNLFASPVTTPISIASNLFAPPVTTQSENKTSTPSLSFLSSPTTTISASSSNVLSTSVPAAAPTSTLSFSTGINTGINLFASPISQVTTASSTFPSVTAATTSNSLFSKSEPVNTAPISLFQKSESAPVCLPVFGSNTTTTTTAVSQLPTTSAAPVFCFSNTSNNSAPSNEKPKFNFKFGGSSANETPMFKAFGATSESNKFTLPTSNTHAIGGSGLSTGTTSTSSALPGINGLPTGNTLLGGDIGGNQQTTGNALSSGIASSTAATGLFGNPMSKVNNIWSANSSAASTPTQFENRSANFTFGSSNAFNSNASSTFGAPQQPQQPSQNLFGITNPSTNSTQPTMFSNTAQSPAQSNIFGNLPPSNVPLFGTPNISNPTFGTSTPLPTFETPATAAPTPSFNFGTNTTSGVFGFSQQQQPQQQTGIYNFGSGGTTPQVQFNMGSAPAGTAVRRVRKAIRRTQR